Below is a window of Sulfitobacter sp. SK012 DNA.
CAAGGCGGCAACCGAGGCTTTGGCGCGCAAATTCCTGAGCTGCTGATTGTAACTTCGGACCTAAGTAGTTTTCTGAGCAGTGCCGAGCGGTATCAATGTTGGATTGACGGTGGGTTGTTTGCGATGTCCTTGGTCTATGCGCTGCATTCCAAGGGTTTAGGCACCTGCATGCTGAATTGGAGTGTGGATGCCAGTCGCGATATTGCCTTGCGCAAGCACGTCGACATTCCAGCGTCCGAAAATGTCATCGTGTTTATTGCCGTGGGCCATTTGCCCAAAAACCTGACGGTTGCGACCTCTCCACGCCGCCATGTAGAACAGATTTTGACCGTCCATTAACGCCTCAAACTACAATTCCAGTATACGCTCTGGTGTGGCGCGCCCGACAATCACATCCCAGATCGCAATGCGGTTGCCCCGCGCCCTTGCGCGCCGATCGATCCAAGCCTCAGACCGCAATATCTTGGTGTGATTGGCAAGCACATTGCACATCATCAAGCGAGCCCCAAAGCGGCGTGGCAGCGAGCCTTTGCGAACCAGATAGAACACGTTCGCAATCTGACTATAGCCCAGCATTTGACCGCTGGTTTCACGCCCAGATTTAACGCCGCAATGGACCCCAATCACAGCATCCGATGTCAGTTTTTCGCCGGGCAAGCGACTGGCAAAATCCACATCTTCTTGCCAGCCGTAAAGCGGCAGACGTTCATCAAAGCGCAGAGCACCAATTGCTTTGGTGCGGTACGCCATGTTGCATCCATAAAGACCAACTTCGTTTTTTGTCGCGGTGATCGGCTTAGGGCCGGCAGACACCCTGCCCTGTTCATCATGTTCAATCAGTGTCTCCGCCTCTTTGAAACTCAGGCCGCGGCCGTTAATTCCATCGGCCAGCAAATGCCCCGAGAGACCAGATGCATCGGGAAACGCGGCAAAGCTGCGCTCGATACCGGCAAGCGCGTCTGAAGCCGGTAGATAGTCATCATCTATGAAAAACACCGCATCGCAGTCGTCTTGGACATAATCCAAGCCGCAGTTGCGCTGTTTTGGTAGGCCTTTATCACTGAACACCACCTGTACGTCTGGGTGGTCTCGGGCCAAATTTTGCGGCAGGTCTTTGGGCCGCGTCACGACCAAAAGCACCGTGGTTGGTGCCTTTGACTGACGTTTTATCGCGGGCAACACACGAGAGATGGCGGCAGGTCGGTCGATTGAACAAATAACAGCGGCGATGCGCATTGGCATGTCGGGTCAGCAGCCTGTTCTGTTTGTTACGGCCCCTGCCGTTTGGAACAGGATGCGGACATCTGACGTGAATGACACGTCGCGGGCATAGCGTGCGTCCATCTCCACCCGCATATCGTAGCTCACGTCATTGCGCCCCGACACTTGCCACAAACCGGTCACGCCGGGCCGCAAAGACAGATATGCACGTTGGTGAGTTCCGTAGCGTTCGAGCTCAGGTGCGGTAACGGGTCGTGGCCCAATCAAGCTCATTTCTCCGCGAAGGACGTTCCAAATCTGTGGCAATTCGTCCAAGGACGTTTCGCGCAAAAATACGCCGAGCTTTGTGACGCGCGGATCATTCTGGAGCTTGCTGTCTTTATCCCACGCGCGCCGCGCGGCGGGGCTCTGGCGTAGAAGATCTGTCAACTTCTTGTCGGCATCAGGAACCATCGTGCGGATTTTCCAACAAGTGAACACCTGCCCTTTGCGGCCAATCCGGCGGTGCCCAAAGAAACCAGAGCCACCTTCAAGCCGCACTGCCACGTAAAAAATCAAGATGACCGGCAGAATGATTGGCAAAAGGACGATCGACAGCACCACATCCAAGACCCGTTTGGGCGCACCACGATAGCTCTGTGCGATGCGAGCAGCGCGCGGCACCAAAAACAACGCATCTGCCTTGGGGGTGGTACTCGATTGATCTGTCATCCCGGCGTCCTATCAAGAATTTTAAACAAGTATTTTGCTTAAACTCTTAAAATTCTTTTAATCTGGACCGCTTAAACTGACCTCAACCGAAAGTTGTTCAATAATAGCTGTAATCTTGGGCATATCCACCAGGTTCAGCGGTCATATCGGCCATGCTCAGGACCAGGCCTTTGGGGGCAACTCGCACATTCGCGAGTGCGGACAACCCATCAAGGACCGCTTTGCGCGGTGTGCTGCGCCAGCGCACGAGGTAAAGCACCGCATCCGCGAGAGGCGCGATCAGCAGGCCATCTGACACCGACAAGACGGGCGGGGCGTCAATAATCACAACATCATATTCCAACTTGAGGTTGCCTATCATGCCCTTGATCCGGCCGCTTGAGATTTCATCGATGGGAAACGTCGCCTCTTTGCCGGCACTGATGAAATGAAATCCCTCGCCCTCAGGGCGCGATATCACGCAGCTGAGTTCAACATCGCCGTTAAGGTGATCAAACAACTCGTACGGAGCGTCGGCGTTCAGCGCATGACGCAAGCTTGAGCGCCGCGTATCAAGATCAAGCAACACCGTGCGCGCGCCACTTTTTGCATAGAAATGAGCAAGGGCCAGCGCCGTCGTGGTCTTCCCTTCATCAGGCACCGAGGACAGCAACAGGATACTGCGGCTTCGGGCAGGCAAGCTCGACATCAGAACGCCGCGCAATTGTCGGATCCGTTCTGCCAATAGCGAATAGGCCGGGTTGCCAATAAGATCGAGAACTTGGCGTGGTTTGGCCAGTTTATCGCGTGGCAAGGTGGCATAGACCCGTAATCCCGTCACTTGCTCCAGTTGCGCGGTTTGTAAAAAACCTGCCCCCAGCATCTGAAACATGAGCCCGACGATGAGGCTGCCGGTCAGGCCCAGTGTCGCGCCGAACGCGCCCATCAGCATTGGGCGCGGCGCCGACGGACCCGTTGGGATTTGAGCTGGGTTCACGATCTTGGCTTCGGCTCGCTGCAGCTCAACTTGCGCGCGCGTTTCGCCCAATCGCGTCAGTAGGTCTTGATAACTCTGTCGGGCCACATCCGCCTCACCCTCAAGCTGGCGTAATTGGCGCGAGGATGCTGAAATCTCGGTGGTTTGTTCTTCTAAGGCTGCGACGCTGCGGCCAAGCGAGGCCACACGCACATTCAGGACATCAATTTCATTTCGGTGCGCCTGAACGACATTGCTGACTTCTTGGGTGATGACCTTGTCATAACGCGCAAGCTCGGATGCGATATTGCGCCGATCAGGATGTCCCGTTTGCAAAGACGACGCCAGACCGGCATCGCGCTGTGCAAGCTTGTCGCGCTCTTCGCGCAAGGTGGTCAGGTAGCCTGTGCTTTCTGCTTCTGCCACCGCCAGCGGGCCGCGTTCAGCGATCTGCGCAACAATCTGACTTAGCCGAGCCTCTTGGGTCGCACGGTCAGATTGCGCCAGCGCAAGGGCCTTGTTCAGCTCCAATAATTGCTGCTGGACCGCCTCTATGGAGGTGCCTGTTTGCCCAAGCTGAAGACGTTCATACCCCTCAACTGCATGCTCCGCAGATTGCAACGCATCGCGGCGCTCGGACACTTGTGCAGCCAACCACGCCGTTGCCGCTTCAGCAGTCTGTTCGCGGTCTTTCAACTGTCCCTTAATATAAACGGCGGCCAGCGCGTTGGCGACCTCAGCTGAAAGCGCCTGATCTGTTGACTGCACGCTGATCTGGATGACGTAGGAATCCCCCAGTCGGTTGATCGACACCCCTTGTCGCAACACACTCACAATTCGGTTTTTTTGCCGCATTTCTGGAGACAGTAACCCCATTTCTGGTGCGGCATCTTGCCCGAGAATAAATTTGATGGCCCCTTTGACACGCTCAAGAGCGCCCGGTTGTTGCGTGGCAGGATCAATCGTTGCAAAGCGCGCGATGCCGATCTGATCCACAACCAATCCCATCATCGTGGAGGACCGCAGAACCGCGACTTCGCTTTCCAGGATGGAATTGTTGAGCTTTAGATCAGACACAACTTCGTCCTGCGCGGCGATCACCTGTTGTTCACGCGGATCGAGCATGATCGTTGAGACGGCCGTGTAGCGCGTCGGCTGCATCGACGTGAGAACAAAGAACACAACCGCCGTGGCGACAGTGCAGGCCAGCACAAACCATTTGTGTCGCCACGCAGCCCGCATGATCCGCCCCAAGTCCGCGCGGTCCGCATCTTGGGATGCATGCACTGTTGAGGGACGGCTCGCCTTAAGGCCAGCCCCTGCCGGTGCCTCAATTTTCCTGCGGCTTATGAACTCGTTCACGGGGTCGTTTTCTCCTGAATTCATCACATATCGGCAGGGTTTGGGCCGTGGGCTGGCCTTGTTCTTGGAAACAAAGGAACAATGTTGCTCTACGAATAACAAGCTAAAGTTGTATTTTGATATAAAATACAGCTATTAATTTAGTAGACCTATGTTGATCCAACAAAAATATCACCGGTTTTCTGGCCGAAAGTGCGTCTTTTGAAGGCGCCACACGTTGAAGGCTCGCCGGCCAGCGGCGGCATCGATGCTGCGATTTCAGTGCCGGGGCTCACCTCGCAACAGATTGCATCCTTTGTCATCACGCTCCTTGCTGCGGGCTTTCTGAGCGCTTCAGATTACGGGATCTACACCCTGGCGATCGTTTTTGTCGAAGGCGTGGTGATGCTGAGCTACACCGGATTTTTCCATTTTATTGTGAACTCCAAGGAGGACGAAACCGCGGTTCTGTCGACAATGTTCTGGATCATGTTAGGGATCGGGACGTTCGGCGGCGCGACTTTGATTGTTGCGTCAGGGCCACTTGCACGTGTGTTTAATGCCCCAGAGCTTGAGCTGGTGTTGCGGCTTTTGGGTCTTATGCAACCATTTGCTTCCGCGATTGGCTGGGCCTCGGCGGTGTTGACGCGTACCGGGCAGATGCGGCGTTATTTTTCCATTCTGATCGTCTCAAATCTGGGCGGGATGATCGCCGGCGCGATCATTCTGATCTGGTGGCAGTCGCTGTTTGCGCTGGTAGCGTACCGCGCCATTCGGATCGTGCTGGGGTTGGTGCTTTTTGGTTGGGGCGTGCCGTTTTGGCCCCGTGCAACCTTTGATCCATCTATGGCGCGCCGGGCGGCGTCTTATGCCAGCGGGCTTTATGGATCGCGATTTCTCAGCTTCTTTTCAAACTTTGGTACTGATCTGGTGTTGGCTTTTCTATTTTCCACAGCTGAATCCGGTCTTTACCGGTTTGCAAACCGCATCGCGATGGCGAGCGTTGATATCATCGGTCAGCCATTGCGAACCTATGCGCTGAAGTCCTTTGGCGAAGCTGCGCGCAATGATGCGCCACTTGCACCTATATTTGCTCGGTTCCTTGGGGCGATGGTGTTCTTGATGGGAGGATTTGCCATTGTGGTTGTCGTTCTGGGTGGCAGCGCGATCGACGCTCTGTTCAAGCCTGAATATCTCATGGCGCTTGGCGCGGTTTATGCATTGGCATTTCGGGCTGCGGCCCTTGCGGGTACCAATTTGATCGACCCGGTTTTTGCCGCGCGAGGCACTACAAAGGTCGCGCTGTATCACAACCTATTTTGGACCTTGGTGATGGTTGGCGTCATCTTGTTGGTTTCCCCCTATGGATTTGAAGCGCTGGCTGGTGCGCAGGCCGCCGTGTCACTGGCGATGTCATTGGCGGCGATCTGGGTCATCGGACGTTGGGGGCATGTGAACGTGGCTTTTGCCTTACAGCGCGCATGCATCGCGCTGATCCTGCTGTGTTTTTACGCCGGGGCTTTGGTTTTTGGCTGGTCATTGCTGCCAGCGCATATGCCCTCTGGAGCTTGGCAATTGGCTGCCGGATTTCTATTGGCCGCGGCGCTTGCGGTTCCTGCCCTATTTGCGGCCATGCGGACCAAGGTATTCAGCTTGCAGGTGTTTTCAGGCTAAGCCTCCGCCCCAGGGAACCACCGGTCCAGATGCTCCAGGGTGCGTGCGGCGGCGGCACCCCATGTAAATTGGGCCGCTCTAGCACGTCCGGCTGCAGAAAGGGCCGCGCGTCGACCGGGATCCGTGCTCAAGACACCCAACGCTTGCACCCATGCGGTACTTTGATCATGGGGCAATATCCAACCTGCACCCCCCAGGACTTCAGGCAACGCCGCACAATCTGCCGCAAGGACTGGAGCGCCTTGCGCCATTCCCTCCAGCGCAGGCAGGCCAAAGCCCTCTTGGGTAGAGGGTACACATACCGATGACGCACCGCGGTAAAGCGCTGCGAGCTCTGCGTCCGAAACAAACCCCGCGAAGATGACATTGGGGCTTACAGACATGCCTGCAGCAGCAAAGTCTTGGGCATCTGAACGGCCCACAAGGATCAGCTTGTGATCCTGTAGCGCTGGATCGGCAAAGGCCTGGAGGAGCAGTCGAATGTTTTTGTGCGGCAAGACCGTTGCCAAAGCCACAGACCACCGCGCGCCCTTGGTCAGGCTCAGGCGTTTGAGGATTGCCGCATCCGGGATCGTGTGACCCACCTGCCCCAGCCCGTTGGGCACTACGCCAATCTGGTCGGCTGCCCCAAGCCCGACGCCTAGCAGCGCCTGTTTTGAATGCTCTGATACGGTCAGCACATAATTCCCTGAGGCCGCAGCCCGACGCGCAAGTGTTTGGCGCCACATCCGCGTCGCCGCCTTGTACGAACCCGGGGTCGTAAAAACTTGAGCATCATGCAGCATCGTTACATGGCCTTTGCCCCTCATGGGCACCGTGTTGAAAAATCCCGCGATCACGCCCTGACGTGCCAGATGCAGCAGTTCTGTTTGTTCCCAAAGGATGCCGTTGCGCCTGCCGACGACCTTGACAGCAAGGCCGGTGGCACAGGCCTGTTCCTGCAGATCAGGTGGGACCGCCAGCGTTACATTCCAACCCGCTGTACCATTTTGGGTCGCCTTTGCGAGCGCACAACTCAAATCAAGCGCGACGGTATTGACTGCTGTTACTGCGCCGGCCAGAAACCGTCCGTTGATAAAAAGCTGCCGCATCACCGCCAACCCAAGATAACCGATACGCGCGTCCGCCGCGCTATTTCTGAGGCCGCAAGCGGGATGCCAACGCCCGCAGTAACGCCTAACAGGATGACTAAACTGATGCTTTCAATGCCCAGTGCGGTCAGTGTAATCCGTGCACCTGCTGTAAACAGGATGTGGGTCAGGAAAATCGGCATGCTCCGGCGCCCGAGCAAAGCGAGTATCGCGCAAATCTTGCGGCTTACCTGACGCCTTTCCATCCAATCGCATAGGCCAAGAAGCAACAAGGGACCCGCAAATAGCGCAGGCAGAAACACGAATTTCAACCCGGGAAAGCCGGTGGTCGACATTGCTGCATTCTGCCATGCAAAGGCGGCTGTTCCGAGCATCGTGATCCCGCAAATGCGCAGCATGTTGCGCGTCAAGAGCCGGTCGAGCAGCGTTTGATCAAGCTGGCTGGCCAATACGAACACACCGATAAAGCGCAGATACAGTGGGCTAGGAATGGTGTAACTCGCAACGACCAGTCCAACACCAGTCGCAAGAATGATCCAAACAGGTCGTCCGGTTAGCGCCTTCAGCAAGATCATCGCCAGAAACAAGGCATATAGAAACCACGTGACAGACGCGGGCTTCCACAACAGGGTCCATGGTGCAAAGCTTAGGAGTTTGGTGTTGGTATATTGCGAGAGGCCAAAATGAATGCCCATCAATATTGTGCCCCACAGGGCAT
It encodes the following:
- a CDS encoding glycosyltransferase family 2 protein, with amino-acid sequence MPMRIAAVICSIDRPAAISRVLPAIKRQSKAPTTVLLVVTRPKDLPQNLARDHPDVQVVFSDKGLPKQRNCGLDYVQDDCDAVFFIDDDYLPASDALAGIERSFAAFPDASGLSGHLLADGINGRGLSFKEAETLIEHDEQGRVSAGPKPITATKNEVGLYGCNMAYRTKAIGALRFDERLPLYGWQEDVDFASRLPGEKLTSDAVIGVHCGVKSGRETSGQMLGYSQIANVFYLVRKGSLPRRFGARLMMCNVLANHTKILRSEAWIDRRARARGNRIAIWDVIVGRATPERILEL
- a CDS encoding sugar transferase, producing MTDQSSTTPKADALFLVPRAARIAQSYRGAPKRVLDVVLSIVLLPIILPVILIFYVAVRLEGGSGFFGHRRIGRKGQVFTCWKIRTMVPDADKKLTDLLRQSPAARRAWDKDSKLQNDPRVTKLGVFLRETSLDELPQIWNVLRGEMSLIGPRPVTAPELERYGTHQRAYLSLRPGVTGLWQVSGRNDVSYDMRVEMDARYARDVSFTSDVRILFQTAGAVTNRTGC
- a CDS encoding GumC family protein is translated as MNEFISRRKIEAPAGAGLKASRPSTVHASQDADRADLGRIMRAAWRHKWFVLACTVATAVVFFVLTSMQPTRYTAVSTIMLDPREQQVIAAQDEVVSDLKLNNSILESEVAVLRSSTMMGLVVDQIGIARFATIDPATQQPGALERVKGAIKFILGQDAAPEMGLLSPEMRQKNRIVSVLRQGVSINRLGDSYVIQISVQSTDQALSAEVANALAAVYIKGQLKDREQTAEAATAWLAAQVSERRDALQSAEHAVEGYERLQLGQTGTSIEAVQQQLLELNKALALAQSDRATQEARLSQIVAQIAERGPLAVAEAESTGYLTTLREERDKLAQRDAGLASSLQTGHPDRRNIASELARYDKVITQEVSNVVQAHRNEIDVLNVRVASLGRSVAALEEQTTEISASSRQLRQLEGEADVARQSYQDLLTRLGETRAQVELQRAEAKIVNPAQIPTGPSAPRPMLMGAFGATLGLTGSLIVGLMFQMLGAGFLQTAQLEQVTGLRVYATLPRDKLAKPRQVLDLIGNPAYSLLAERIRQLRGVLMSSLPARSRSILLLSSVPDEGKTTTALALAHFYAKSGARTVLLDLDTRRSSLRHALNADAPYELFDHLNGDVELSCVISRPEGEGFHFISAGKEATFPIDEISSGRIKGMIGNLKLEYDVVIIDAPPVLSVSDGLLIAPLADAVLYLVRWRSTPRKAVLDGLSALANVRVAPKGLVLSMADMTAEPGGYAQDYSYY
- a CDS encoding oligosaccharide flippase family protein, which encodes MKAPHVEGSPASGGIDAAISVPGLTSQQIASFVITLLAAGFLSASDYGIYTLAIVFVEGVVMLSYTGFFHFIVNSKEDETAVLSTMFWIMLGIGTFGGATLIVASGPLARVFNAPELELVLRLLGLMQPFASAIGWASAVLTRTGQMRRYFSILIVSNLGGMIAGAIILIWWQSLFALVAYRAIRIVLGLVLFGWGVPFWPRATFDPSMARRAASYASGLYGSRFLSFFSNFGTDLVLAFLFSTAESGLYRFANRIAMASVDIIGQPLRTYALKSFGEAARNDAPLAPIFARFLGAMVFLMGGFAIVVVVLGGSAIDALFKPEYLMALGAVYALAFRAAALAGTNLIDPVFAARGTTKVALYHNLFWTLVMVGVILLVSPYGFEALAGAQAAVSLAMSLAAIWVIGRWGHVNVAFALQRACIALILLCFYAGALVFGWSLLPAHMPSGAWQLAAGFLLAAALAVPALFAAMRTKVFSLQVFSG
- a CDS encoding glycosyltransferase family 4 protein: MRQLFINGRFLAGAVTAVNTVALDLSCALAKATQNGTAGWNVTLAVPPDLQEQACATGLAVKVVGRRNGILWEQTELLHLARQGVIAGFFNTVPMRGKGHVTMLHDAQVFTTPGSYKAATRMWRQTLARRAAASGNYVLTVSEHSKQALLGVGLGAADQIGVVPNGLGQVGHTIPDAAILKRLSLTKGARWSVALATVLPHKNIRLLLQAFADPALQDHKLILVGRSDAQDFAAAGMSVSPNVIFAGFVSDAELAALYRGASSVCVPSTQEGFGLPALEGMAQGAPVLAADCAALPEVLGGAGWILPHDQSTAWVQALGVLSTDPGRRAALSAAGRARAAQFTWGAAAARTLEHLDRWFPGAEA
- a CDS encoding acyltransferase family protein, with the translated sequence MYPIDSTGRDARLDIARGIAILLVVVGHAMDGAQNLAGWNRPMTALLVFIYTFHVASFFAVSGFLSRSLMERSWPEFMRILGVRIVWPYALWGTILMGIHFGLSQYTNTKLLSFAPWTLLWKPASVTWFLYALFLAMILLKALTGRPVWIILATGVGLVVASYTIPSPLYLRFIGVFVLASQLDQTLLDRLLTRNMLRICGITMLGTAAFAWQNAAMSTTGFPGLKFVFLPALFAGPLLLLGLCDWMERRQVSRKICAILALLGRRSMPIFLTHILFTAGARITLTALGIESISLVILLGVTAGVGIPLAASEIARRTRVSVILGWR